In the genome of Cronobacter malonaticus LMG 23826, one region contains:
- the punR gene encoding DNA-binding transcriptional activator PunR: protein MWSEYSLEVVDAVARTGSFTAAAAELHRVPSAVSYTVRQLEEWLAVSLFERRHRDVVLTPAGAWFLREGRSVIKKMMITRQQCQQIANGWRGQLSIAVDNIVRPERVRRLVLDFYRHFSDVELQVSQEVFNGVWDALADGRVELAIGATQAIPVGGRFAFRDMGMLSWRCVVAHHHPLAQHAGALSDDRLRDYPSLVLEDTSRSLPKRITWLLDNQRRVVVPDWYCAADALSEGLCIGMVPTHFAKPWLDSGEWRALTLENPFPDAACCLTWRQSDASPALRWLLDYLGDSETLNKEWLREPQ from the coding sequence ATGTGGTCTGAATATTCCCTCGAAGTGGTGGACGCCGTGGCGCGCACCGGCAGTTTCACCGCGGCAGCGGCAGAACTGCACCGCGTGCCTTCTGCCGTCAGCTATACGGTGCGCCAGCTTGAGGAGTGGCTTGCGGTGTCGCTCTTCGAGCGCCGCCATCGTGATGTGGTTCTGACACCCGCCGGGGCCTGGTTTTTGCGCGAGGGGCGTTCTGTCATCAAAAAAATGATGATCACCAGACAGCAGTGCCAGCAGATTGCCAACGGCTGGCGCGGGCAGCTCTCCATCGCGGTGGACAATATCGTGCGCCCGGAACGCGTCCGGCGGCTGGTGCTCGATTTCTACCGGCACTTCTCTGATGTGGAGTTGCAGGTGTCGCAGGAGGTGTTTAACGGCGTCTGGGACGCGCTGGCGGACGGGCGCGTGGAACTTGCCATCGGGGCCACACAGGCGATTCCGGTTGGCGGGCGCTTCGCGTTTCGCGATATGGGCATGCTGAGCTGGCGCTGCGTGGTGGCGCACCATCATCCGCTGGCGCAGCACGCGGGCGCGCTCAGCGACGACAGGCTACGCGATTACCCCTCACTGGTGCTGGAAGATACGTCGCGATCGCTGCCCAAGCGTATCACCTGGCTGCTGGATAACCAGCGGCGCGTGGTGGTGCCGGACTGGTACTGCGCCGCCGATGCGCTGAGCGAAGGGTTGTGTATCGGCATGGTGCCGACGCACTTTGCGAAGCCGTGGCTCGACAGCGGAGAGTGGCGCGCGCTAACGCTCGAAAACCCGTTTCCGGATGCCGCCTGCTGCCTGACGTGGCGGCAAAGCGACGCCTCGCCCGCGCTGCGCTGGCTGCTCGATTATCTGGGGGACAGTGAAACGCTGAACAAGGAGTGGCTGCGGGAGCCGCAGTAA
- the grxD gene encoding monothiol glutaredoxin 4 — MSTTLEKIQRQIAENPILLYMKGSPKLPSCGFSAQAVQALSACGERFAYVDILQNPDIRAELPKYANWPTFPQLWVDGELVGGCDIVIEMYQRGELQQLIKETAAKYNSATPDAE; from the coding sequence ATGAGCACTACGCTTGAAAAAATTCAACGCCAGATCGCTGAAAACCCGATTCTGCTGTACATGAAAGGCTCCCCGAAACTGCCGAGCTGCGGCTTCTCCGCACAGGCGGTACAGGCGCTGTCCGCCTGCGGCGAGCGTTTTGCGTATGTCGATATCCTGCAAAACCCGGATATCCGCGCGGAACTGCCGAAATACGCTAACTGGCCGACCTTCCCGCAGCTGTGGGTGGATGGCGAGCTGGTCGGCGGTTGCGACATCGTTATCGAAATGTATCAACGCGGCGAACTGCAGCAGCTGATCAAAGAGACGGCGGCGAAATATAATTCGGCCACGCCGGACGCAGAGTAA
- the gloA gene encoding lactoylglutathione lyase: MRLLHTMLRVGDLQRSIDFYTNVLGMKLLRTSENPEYKYSLAFVGYGPESEEAVIELTYNWGVESYELGTAYGHIAISVDNAAEACERIRNNGGNVTREAGPVKGGTTVIAFVEDPDGYKIELIEEKDAGRGLGN; encoded by the coding sequence ATGCGCTTACTTCATACCATGCTGCGCGTTGGCGACCTGCAACGCTCCATCGACTTCTACACCAACGTTCTCGGCATGAAACTGCTGCGCACCAGTGAAAACCCGGAATACAAATATTCCCTGGCGTTTGTTGGTTACGGTCCGGAGAGCGAAGAAGCGGTGATCGAGCTGACTTACAACTGGGGCGTTGAGAGCTATGAACTCGGCACGGCTTACGGCCACATCGCCATCAGCGTCGATAACGCCGCAGAAGCCTGCGAGCGCATCCGCAACAACGGCGGCAACGTCACCCGTGAAGCGGGCCCGGTAAAAGGCGGCACCACGGTTATCGCGTTTGTTGAAGATCCGGATGGTTACAAAATCGAACTTATCGAAGAGAAAGACGCGGGTCGCGGCCTCGGCAACTGA
- a CDS encoding alkene reductase, which translates to MQDEKLFTPLKVGAVTAPNRVFMAPLTRLRSIEPGDIPTAMMVEYYRQRASAGLIISEATQISAQAKGYAGAPGLHSDEQIAAWKKITAAVHEADGRIAVQLWHTGRISHSSIQPGGEAPVAPSAINSGTRTSLRDENGKAIRVDTTTPRALETHEIPGIVDDFRKAVGNARDAGFDMAELHSAHGYLLHQFLSPSSNHRTDQYGGSVENRARLVLEVVDAVCKEWSADRIGIRVSPIGSFQNVDNGPNEEADALYLIEELNKRGIAYLHMSEPDWAGGVPYTDEFRQKVRERFDGAIIGAGAYTREKAEALIQKGLIDAVAFGRDYIANPDLVERLRKKADLNPQRPESFYGGGAEGYIDYPTL; encoded by the coding sequence ATGCAAGACGAAAAGCTGTTTACCCCGCTGAAAGTGGGTGCTGTTACCGCCCCTAACCGCGTATTCATGGCCCCGCTGACCCGCCTGCGCAGCATTGAGCCGGGCGACATTCCGACGGCGATGATGGTGGAGTATTACCGCCAGCGCGCCAGCGCCGGGCTTATCATCAGCGAAGCCACCCAGATTTCCGCGCAGGCTAAAGGCTACGCGGGCGCGCCGGGCCTGCACAGCGATGAACAGATCGCCGCGTGGAAGAAAATTACCGCTGCCGTACATGAGGCCGATGGCCGCATCGCCGTTCAGCTGTGGCACACTGGCCGTATCTCGCACAGCAGCATTCAACCGGGCGGCGAAGCGCCGGTCGCACCTTCTGCCATTAACTCCGGCACCCGTACGTCGCTGCGTGATGAAAACGGCAAGGCAATTCGTGTAGACACTACGACGCCGCGCGCGCTGGAAACGCACGAAATTCCGGGCATTGTGGATGATTTCCGCAAGGCAGTCGGCAATGCGCGCGACGCGGGTTTCGATATGGCAGAGTTGCACTCCGCCCACGGTTATCTGCTGCACCAGTTCCTCTCGCCTTCCTCTAACCACCGCACCGATCAGTATGGCGGCAGCGTGGAAAACCGCGCGCGTCTGGTGCTGGAAGTGGTCGATGCCGTCTGTAAAGAGTGGAGCGCCGACCGCATCGGCATTCGCGTGTCGCCGATTGGCTCCTTCCAGAACGTCGACAACGGCCCGAACGAAGAAGCCGACGCGCTCTACCTGATTGAAGAGCTGAACAAACGCGGCATCGCGTACCTGCATATGTCCGAGCCGGACTGGGCGGGCGGCGTGCCTTACACGGACGAATTCCGCCAGAAAGTGCGTGAGCGTTTTGATGGCGCGATCATTGGCGCTGGTGCCTACACCCGTGAGAAAGCCGAAGCGCTGATCCAGAAAGGGCTTATCGACGCGGTGGCGTTTGGCCGCGACTATATCGCCAACCCGGATCTCGTTGAGCGTCTGCGTAAAAAAGCCGATCTTAACCCGCAGCGCCCGGAATCCTTCTACGGCGGCGGCGCGGAAGGCTACATCGATTACCCTACCCTGTGA
- a CDS encoding PTS sugar transporter subunit IIC, translated as MSLYQSMVHVIENKITPLAGAMGSQRHVVAIRDGFLAALPFMIIGSFLLVFIFPPFSPDTQIGFCRAWLDISLKYREQLMLPFNLSMGVMTFFISVGIGASLGKHYKLDPIMTGLLAFMAFLLVAAPYKDGQISTQYFSGQGIFTALITAIYASEMYAFLKRHNITIRLPKEVPTGVARSFEILIPVVVIVFTLHPLNLLIESTTGMILPEAIMHLLSPLVAASDSLPAILISVLICQILWFAGIHGALIVTGIMNPFWMANLSANQAALAAGQALPHIYLQGFWDHYLLIGGVGSTLPLAFLLLRSRAVHLRTIGKMGVVPSMFNINEPILFGAPVIMNPVFFLPFILVPMVNAVLAWTATKLGWLAQVVSLTPWTTPAPIGASWAANWAFSPVIMCLICMVMSALMYYPFVKAYERTLQKQEEAQESTESDTVTSNV; from the coding sequence ATGAGTCTGTACCAGAGTATGGTCCATGTTATTGAAAACAAAATCACGCCGCTGGCGGGCGCGATGGGTTCGCAGCGTCATGTGGTGGCTATCAGGGACGGTTTCCTCGCCGCCCTGCCGTTTATGATTATCGGTTCGTTTCTGCTGGTGTTTATCTTTCCGCCCTTCTCGCCGGATACGCAAATCGGCTTTTGCCGCGCGTGGCTTGATATCTCGCTGAAATATCGCGAGCAACTGATGCTGCCGTTTAACCTCAGCATGGGCGTGATGACGTTTTTTATCTCGGTCGGCATCGGCGCGAGCCTTGGCAAACACTACAAGCTTGACCCTATCATGACCGGCCTGCTGGCGTTTATGGCGTTTCTGCTGGTGGCAGCACCCTATAAAGATGGGCAGATCTCGACGCAGTATTTCTCAGGCCAGGGCATCTTTACCGCGCTTATTACCGCGATTTATGCGAGCGAAATGTACGCTTTCCTGAAGCGCCACAACATTACTATCCGCCTGCCGAAAGAGGTGCCGACCGGCGTCGCGCGCTCCTTTGAAATTTTGATCCCGGTGGTGGTGATTGTCTTTACGCTTCACCCGCTCAACCTGCTGATTGAATCCACTACCGGCATGATCCTGCCGGAAGCGATTATGCATTTGCTCTCGCCGCTGGTGGCCGCGTCTGACTCTCTGCCGGCGATTCTCATCTCCGTTTTAATCTGCCAGATCCTGTGGTTTGCGGGCATTCATGGCGCGTTGATTGTCACCGGCATCATGAACCCGTTCTGGATGGCGAACCTCTCCGCCAACCAGGCCGCGCTGGCGGCCGGCCAGGCGCTGCCGCATATCTATCTGCAAGGGTTCTGGGATCACTACCTGCTGATTGGCGGCGTCGGCTCCACGCTTCCGCTGGCGTTCCTGCTGCTGCGCAGCCGCGCGGTGCATCTGCGTACCATCGGTAAAATGGGCGTCGTGCCGAGCATGTTTAACATCAACGAACCGATTCTGTTTGGCGCGCCGGTCATCATGAACCCGGTCTTTTTCCTGCCGTTTATCCTGGTGCCGATGGTGAATGCCGTTCTTGCCTGGACCGCGACCAAACTGGGCTGGCTGGCGCAGGTGGTCTCGCTAACGCCGTGGACCACGCCTGCGCCCATCGGTGCCTCGTGGGCTGCGAACTGGGCCTTCAGCCCGGTCATCATGTGTCTTATCTGTATGGTGATGTCGGCGCTGATGTACTACCCGTTTGTGAAGGCCTATGAGCGCACGCTGCAAAAGCAGGAAGAGGCACAGGAAAGCACCGAAAGTGACACTGTCACGAGCAATGTCTGA
- a CDS encoding C40 family peptidase — MARKTKIALTLCALLMTSSLAFAPFAQASEQTRASKVQKAHASTVKKKTSTKTAKKSNNATKTKTAKTASEKRSTTAKRTSKTTSSVSKTASRRASTTSPKQASSRLSAQTCTKTRKNRKTKCVNGPLTIADAHKARVKKAQTTAMNKLMNQIGKPYHWGGTSPRTGFDCSGLVWYAYKDLVKFRIPRTANEMYHLRDAAPVNRGELESGDLVFFRTQGRGTADHVGVYVGNGKFIQSPRSGQEIQITSLSEDYWQRHYVGARRVMTPRTIR, encoded by the coding sequence GTGGCGCGCAAAACAAAAATTGCTCTCACGCTCTGTGCTTTATTAATGACTTCATCACTGGCTTTTGCACCGTTCGCGCAGGCGTCGGAGCAGACGCGCGCCTCGAAGGTGCAAAAAGCGCACGCCAGCACGGTGAAAAAGAAAACCAGCACAAAAACCGCCAAGAAAAGTAACAACGCAACGAAAACCAAAACGGCGAAAACCGCCAGCGAGAAGCGAAGCACCACCGCAAAACGCACCAGTAAAACCACCTCTTCCGTTAGTAAAACCGCTTCCCGCCGCGCTTCCACCACTTCACCAAAACAGGCCAGCAGCCGCCTGAGCGCGCAGACCTGTACCAAAACGCGTAAAAACCGCAAAACCAAATGCGTCAACGGGCCACTCACAATTGCCGATGCCCACAAAGCGCGCGTGAAGAAAGCCCAGACCACCGCCATGAACAAGCTGATGAACCAGATAGGCAAGCCGTACCACTGGGGCGGCACGTCGCCGCGCACCGGTTTTGATTGCAGCGGCCTCGTCTGGTACGCCTATAAAGATCTGGTGAAGTTCCGCATTCCGCGCACCGCCAACGAAATGTATCACCTGCGCGACGCCGCGCCGGTTAACCGTGGCGAGCTGGAAAGCGGCGATCTGGTGTTCTTCCGCACTCAGGGCCGTGGCACTGCCGATCACGTGGGCGTCTATGTCGGCAACGGCAAATTTATTCAGTCACCGCGCAGCGGTCAGGAAATCCAGATAACGTCTTTGAGTGAAGATTACTGGCAACGTCACTATGTCGGCGCGCGCCGGGTAATGACGCCGCGCACCATTCGCTAA
- the punC gene encoding purine nucleoside transporter PunC, with the protein MRPDKGFLCWLAGLSVLGFLATDMYLPAFAAIEADLHTVPSAISASLSLFLAGFALAQLVWGPLSDRFGRRPVLLAGLGIFALGCLGTVWVESAGALLALRFIQAVGVCSAAVSWQALVTDRYPAQQARRIFATIMPLVGLSPALAPLLGSWILNHFSWQAIFVVLFAITVLLIIPALRLPSGAPQGNKSGEPLSFMMLLRSRVYSGNVLIYAACSASFFAWLTGSPFILHEMGYSPAVIGLSYVPQTIAFLIGGYGCRSALQKWNGEALLPWLLAGFALSVLATWLVGLSDAVTLTTLLIPFCLMAMANGAIYPIVVAAALLPFPQATGRAAALQNTLQLGLCFVASLVVSWLVATPLLSTTSVMLATVLLAGLGFWLRGPQQVTQSSAA; encoded by the coding sequence ATGCGACCTGATAAAGGATTTCTTTGCTGGCTGGCCGGGCTGAGCGTGCTCGGTTTTCTGGCGACCGACATGTACCTGCCCGCATTCGCCGCTATCGAGGCGGATCTGCACACAGTGCCTTCGGCTATCAGCGCCTCGCTGAGCCTGTTCCTGGCCGGATTCGCCCTGGCGCAACTCGTCTGGGGCCCGCTCTCTGACCGTTTTGGCCGTCGTCCGGTTTTGCTGGCGGGGCTGGGAATTTTCGCACTTGGCTGCCTTGGCACCGTCTGGGTAGAGAGCGCGGGCGCGCTGCTGGCCCTGCGCTTTATTCAGGCCGTGGGCGTTTGTTCCGCTGCGGTAAGCTGGCAGGCGCTGGTAACTGACCGCTACCCGGCGCAGCAGGCGCGTCGTATCTTCGCGACCATCATGCCGCTGGTGGGGCTTTCGCCTGCGCTGGCACCGCTGCTCGGCAGTTGGATCCTGAATCACTTTTCCTGGCAGGCGATTTTCGTTGTGCTGTTTGCCATCACGGTACTGCTGATTATTCCGGCGCTGCGTCTGCCTTCCGGCGCGCCGCAGGGTAACAAAAGCGGCGAGCCGCTGAGCTTTATGATGCTGCTGCGCTCGCGCGTCTACAGCGGCAATGTGCTGATTTACGCCGCCTGCTCCGCGAGCTTTTTCGCCTGGCTCACCGGTTCGCCGTTTATCCTGCATGAGATGGGCTATAGCCCGGCGGTGATCGGCTTAAGCTATGTCCCGCAAACCATCGCGTTCCTCATTGGCGGCTATGGCTGTCGCAGCGCGCTGCAAAAATGGAATGGCGAAGCCCTGCTGCCGTGGCTGCTGGCAGGCTTCGCGCTGAGCGTGCTCGCCACCTGGCTTGTGGGTTTGAGTGATGCTGTTACGCTCACCACGCTGCTTATTCCCTTCTGTCTGATGGCGATGGCGAACGGGGCGATTTACCCTATCGTGGTCGCCGCCGCGCTGCTGCCGTTCCCGCAGGCCACCGGACGCGCCGCCGCGCTGCAAAACACGCTCCAGCTGGGGCTTTGTTTTGTGGCAAGCCTGGTGGTGTCGTGGCTGGTCGCGACCCCGCTGCTGTCGACCACCAGCGTTATGCTGGCGACCGTACTGCTGGCGGGTCTTGGCTTTTGGCTACGCGGGCCTCAGCAAGTCACGCAGTCATCAGCCGCGTGA
- the rnt gene encoding ribonuclease T, whose protein sequence is MSDNAQLTGLSDRFRGFYPVVIDVETAGFNAKTDALLEIAAVTLKMDADGWLTPDETLHFHVEPFEGAILQPEALAFNGIDPHNPLRGAVSEYDALHAIFKMVRKGMKESNCNRAIMVAHNATFDHSFMMAAAERASLKRNPFHPFVTFDTAALSGLALGQTVLAKACIAAGMPFDSTQAHSALYDTEQTALLFCEIVNRWKRLGGWPLPPLPAEDATPQDGE, encoded by the coding sequence ATGTCCGATAACGCTCAACTGACCGGTCTGTCCGACCGTTTTCGTGGCTTTTACCCTGTTGTCATCGATGTGGAAACCGCCGGTTTTAACGCCAAAACCGACGCGCTGCTGGAAATCGCCGCCGTGACGCTGAAAATGGATGCTGACGGCTGGCTCACCCCCGATGAAACGCTGCATTTTCACGTTGAGCCTTTTGAAGGCGCGATTCTCCAGCCGGAAGCGCTGGCCTTTAACGGTATCGATCCGCACAACCCGCTGCGCGGTGCCGTCAGCGAATATGACGCGCTGCACGCCATTTTTAAGATGGTGCGCAAGGGGATGAAAGAGAGTAACTGCAACCGCGCGATTATGGTGGCGCACAACGCCACGTTCGATCACAGCTTTATGATGGCGGCAGCCGAGCGCGCGTCGCTCAAGCGTAATCCGTTCCACCCGTTTGTGACGTTCGACACTGCGGCGTTAAGCGGGCTGGCGCTCGGCCAGACGGTGCTTGCGAAAGCCTGTATCGCGGCGGGTATGCCGTTTGACAGCACCCAGGCGCATTCGGCGCTCTATGACACCGAGCAAACCGCCCTGCTGTTTTGCGAAATCGTCAACCGCTGGAAGCGTCTGGGCGGCTGGCCGTTGCCGCCGCTCCCCGCAGAAGATGCGACGCCGCAGGACGGCGAATAA
- a CDS encoding MFS transporter: protein MKVNFPLLALAIGAFGIGTTEFSPMGLLPVIANGVNVSIPAAGMLISAYAVGVMVGAPLMTLLLSHRARRSALIFLMAIFTLGNVLSALAPDYMTLMASRILTSLNHGAFFGLGSVVAASVVPKHKQASAVATMFMGLTIANIGGVPAATWLGETIGWRMSFLATAGLGLVAMASLWFSLPKGGSGERPDVKSELAVLMRPQVVSALLTTVLGAGAMFTLYTYIAPVLHHITDASAAFVTAMLVLIGVGFSIGNYLGGRLADRSVSGTLKGFLMLLIVIMAAIPWLAKTEIGAAVSMVVWGAATFAVVPPLQMRVMRVASEAPGLSSSVNIGAFNLGNALGAAAGGAVIHAGFGYSVVPVMGALIAALGLLLVLISSRREAQMACSAE, encoded by the coding sequence ATGAAAGTCAATTTCCCGTTACTGGCACTGGCTATTGGTGCTTTTGGCATTGGCACGACCGAGTTTTCTCCGATGGGCTTATTGCCGGTAATAGCGAATGGCGTCAACGTCTCGATTCCGGCCGCCGGTATGCTGATAAGCGCCTACGCGGTCGGCGTGATGGTGGGCGCGCCGCTGATGACGCTTTTGCTGTCGCACCGAGCACGGCGTAGCGCGCTGATTTTTCTGATGGCGATTTTTACGCTCGGCAACGTGCTCTCGGCACTGGCGCCGGATTACATGACGCTGATGGCCTCGCGTATTCTCACCAGTCTTAACCACGGGGCGTTCTTCGGCCTCGGCTCGGTGGTGGCGGCAAGCGTCGTGCCGAAGCATAAACAGGCGAGCGCCGTCGCGACGATGTTTATGGGCCTGACCATCGCCAATATCGGTGGCGTGCCGGCGGCAACCTGGCTTGGTGAAACCATCGGCTGGCGAATGTCGTTTCTGGCGACGGCCGGACTTGGCCTTGTGGCGATGGCGAGCCTTTGGTTCTCACTGCCGAAAGGCGGCAGCGGCGAGCGCCCGGATGTGAAAAGCGAACTCGCGGTGCTGATGCGCCCGCAGGTGGTGAGCGCGCTGCTGACAACCGTGCTCGGCGCGGGCGCGATGTTTACGCTCTATACCTATATCGCGCCGGTGTTGCACCACATCACTGACGCCAGCGCGGCGTTCGTCACCGCCATGCTGGTGCTGATTGGCGTCGGGTTTTCCATCGGCAACTATCTGGGCGGCCGCCTGGCGGACCGCTCGGTGAGTGGTACGCTGAAAGGCTTCCTGATGCTGCTTATCGTCATTATGGCGGCTATTCCGTGGCTTGCAAAAACGGAAATCGGCGCGGCGGTGAGTATGGTGGTATGGGGAGCGGCAACCTTCGCGGTGGTGCCGCCGCTGCAGATGCGCGTGATGCGTGTCGCCAGCGAAGCGCCGGGTCTCTCGTCATCGGTGAATATCGGGGCGTTTAACCTCGGTAACGCACTTGGTGCTGCGGCGGGTGGCGCTGTCATCCATGCGGGCTTCGGTTATAGCGTGGTGCCGGTGATGGGCGCGCTGATTGCCGCACTCGGCCTGTTGCTGGTGCTGATCTCCAGCCGTCGCGAGGCGCAAATGGCGTGCAGCGCTGAATAA
- the purR gene encoding HTH-type transcriptional repressor PurR → MATIKDVAKRANVSTTTVSHVINKTRFVAEETRNAVWAAIKELHYSPSAVARSLKVNHTKSIGLLATSSEAPYFAEIIEAVENSCFAKGYTLILGNAHNNLEKQRAYLSMMAQKRVDGLLVMCSEYPQPLLATLEEYRHIPMVVMDWGEAKADFTDSVIDNAFQGGYLAGRYLIERGHRDIGVIPGQLERNTGVGRFSGFMKALEEAAIKVPENWIVQGDFEPESGYRAMQQILSQPQRPTAIFCGGDIMAMGAICAADEMGLRVPQDISIIGYDNVRNARFFSPALTTIHQPKETLGQTAFNMLLDRIVNKREESQTIEVHPRLIERRSVADGPFRDYRR, encoded by the coding sequence ATGGCAACAATTAAAGACGTCGCGAAGCGAGCCAACGTTTCCACAACAACAGTCTCACATGTAATTAACAAAACCCGTTTTGTGGCGGAAGAGACGCGCAACGCGGTTTGGGCGGCTATTAAAGAATTACACTATTCGCCAAGCGCCGTGGCGCGCAGCCTGAAGGTGAACCACACCAAATCTATCGGGCTGCTGGCGACCAGTAGCGAAGCGCCCTATTTCGCCGAAATCATCGAAGCGGTTGAGAACAGCTGCTTCGCCAAAGGCTATACGCTAATTTTGGGCAACGCGCATAACAATCTGGAAAAGCAGCGCGCGTATCTGTCGATGATGGCGCAAAAGCGCGTCGACGGCCTGCTGGTGATGTGTTCGGAATACCCGCAGCCACTGCTCGCCACGCTTGAAGAGTATCGTCATATCCCGATGGTGGTGATGGACTGGGGCGAAGCGAAAGCCGATTTCACCGACTCGGTTATTGATAACGCGTTCCAGGGTGGTTATCTCGCCGGGCGTTATCTTATCGAACGCGGCCATCGCGATATCGGTGTGATCCCGGGGCAGCTTGAGCGCAACACCGGCGTCGGGCGCTTCTCCGGCTTTATGAAAGCGCTGGAAGAAGCGGCTATCAAAGTACCGGAAAACTGGATCGTGCAGGGCGATTTCGAGCCGGAATCTGGTTACCGCGCGATGCAGCAGATCCTCTCGCAGCCGCAGCGTCCCACCGCTATCTTCTGCGGCGGCGATATTATGGCGATGGGCGCTATCTGCGCCGCCGATGAGATGGGCCTGCGCGTGCCGCAGGATATTTCCATCATCGGCTACGACAACGTACGCAACGCGCGTTTCTTTAGCCCGGCGCTGACGACTATCCATCAGCCCAAAGAGACGCTCGGCCAGACCGCGTTCAATATGCTGCTCGACCGCATCGTGAACAAACGCGAAGAGTCGCAGACCATTGAAGTGCACCCGCGCCTGATCGAACGCCGCTCGGTGGCGGATGGCCCGTTCCGCGACTATCGCCGTTAA
- a CDS encoding YnhF family membrane protein — protein sequence MSTDLKFSLVTTIVVLGLIVAGAFTAILH from the coding sequence ATGAGTACCGATCTGAAATTTTCGCTGGTCACCACCATTGTTGTGCTGGGTCTTATTGTGGCGGGCGCTTTTACCGCCATCCTGCATTAA
- the cfa gene encoding cyclopropane fatty acyl phospholipid synthase gives MSSSCIEEVSIPDNHWYRIASELLSRAGIAVNGAAPSDIQVKNPDFFKRVLQEGSLGLGESYMDGWWECERLDLFFTKVLRAGLEDQLPHHLKDTLRILGARLFNLQTKKRAWIVGKEHYDLGNDLFSRMLDPYMQYSCGYWKEADNLEDAQQAKLKLICEKLQLKPGMTLLDIGCGWGGLASFAAQHYGVSVTGVTISAEQQKMAQERCQGLDVTILLQDYRDLDSQFDRIVSVGMFEHVGPKNYATYFDVADRNLKPDGLFLLHTIGSRKTDNNVDPWIDKYIFPNGCLPSARQIAAASEPHFVMEDWHNFGADYDKTLMAWYARFLAAWPEIADNYSERFKRMFTYYLNACAGAFRARDIQLWQVLFSRGVENGLRVAR, from the coding sequence ATGAGTTCATCGTGTATAGAAGAAGTCAGCATACCGGACAACCACTGGTATCGCATCGCAAGTGAACTACTCAGCCGGGCCGGGATCGCTGTTAACGGCGCTGCCCCTTCCGACATTCAGGTGAAGAATCCTGACTTTTTTAAACGGGTGTTACAGGAAGGTTCTCTCGGTCTTGGCGAAAGCTATATGGACGGCTGGTGGGAGTGCGAGCGGCTCGATCTCTTTTTCACCAAAGTGCTGCGCGCGGGCCTGGAAGACCAGTTGCCCCACCACCTCAAAGATACGCTGCGCATTCTGGGCGCTCGCCTGTTTAATCTGCAAACCAAAAAACGCGCCTGGATTGTCGGCAAAGAGCATTACGATCTCGGCAACGATCTGTTCAGCCGCATGCTCGACCCGTACATGCAGTACTCCTGCGGCTACTGGAAAGAGGCGGATAACCTTGAGGACGCCCAGCAGGCGAAGTTAAAACTTATCTGCGAAAAGCTTCAGCTTAAGCCTGGCATGACGCTGCTTGATATTGGTTGCGGATGGGGCGGACTGGCGTCGTTTGCCGCGCAGCATTATGGCGTGTCGGTCACCGGCGTGACCATTTCTGCCGAGCAGCAGAAAATGGCGCAGGAGCGCTGCCAGGGGCTGGATGTCACTATTCTGTTGCAGGATTACCGCGATCTCGATTCGCAGTTTGATCGCATCGTCTCGGTGGGCATGTTTGAACATGTCGGGCCGAAAAACTACGCCACCTATTTTGATGTTGCTGACCGCAATCTCAAGCCTGACGGGCTTTTCCTGCTGCATACCATCGGCTCGCGTAAAACCGATAACAATGTCGATCCGTGGATCGACAAGTACATTTTCCCGAACGGCTGCCTGCCGTCGGCGCGCCAGATAGCCGCCGCCAGCGAACCGCATTTCGTGATGGAAGACTGGCATAACTTTGGGGCGGACTACGATAAAACGTTGATGGCCTGGTATGCGCGTTTCCTGGCCGCCTGGCCGGAGATTGCGGATAACTACTCCGAGCGGTTTAAACGTATGTTTACCTATTATCTCAACGCCTGCGCGGGCGCCTTCCGCGCGCGGGATATCCAGCTGTGGCAGGTACTCTTTAGCCGCGGCGTGGAAAACGGCCTTCGCGTCGCCCGTTAA